In Pseudopipra pipra isolate bDixPip1 chromosome 5, bDixPip1.hap1, whole genome shotgun sequence, the following proteins share a genomic window:
- the RAB19 gene encoding ras-related protein Rab-19, translating into MPFPSSGADDAFDYLFKIILIGDSNVGKTCVVHRFKTGQYNEKQQNTIGVDFTVRSMDIDGKKVKIQVWDTAGQERFRTITQSYYRSAHGAILAYDLTRRSTFESIPHWIHEIEKYGAANLVMMLIGNKSDSLDKRQVLFEDACTLAEKHGLLAVLETSAKEAQNIEEVFMLMAKELIARNTLQLHGENPPNSFYLDSKPVIASPSVEKAQCPC; encoded by the exons ATGCCGTTCCCCAGCTCCGGCGCGGACGATGCCTTCGACTACCTGTTCAAGATCATCCTGATCGGAGACTCCAACGTGGGGAAGACCTGCGTGGTGCACCGCTTCAAGACGGGGCAGTACAACGAGAAGCAGCAGAACACCATCGGCGTCGACTTCACCGTGCGCTCGATGGACATCGACGGCAAGAAAGTAAAG ATCCAAGTGTGGGACACAGCTGGCCAAGAACGCTTCCGGACAATAACCCAGTCTTATTACAGGAGTGCCCATGGGGCCATCCTTGCCTATGACCTTACTAGGAGGTCCACATTTGAATCCATTCCTCATTGGATTCATGAAATTGAAAAGTATGGTGCTGCAAACTTGGTCATGATGTTAATTG GGAACAAATCAGACTCACTGGATAAGCGCCAGGTCCTGTTTGAAGATGCCTGCACGCTGGCAGAGAAGCATGGGCTCCTAGCTGTACTGGAGACATCAGCAAAAGAAGCTCAAAACATAGAAGAGGTGTTCATGTTAATGGCTAAGGAGCTAATAGCCCGAAATACCTTACAGCTTCATGGAGAGAACCCTCCAAACAGCTTCTATCTTGATTCCAAGCCAGTGATTGCCAGTCCAAGTGTGGAGAAGGCCCAGTGCCCCTGTTGA